From the Anaerolineales bacterium genome, one window contains:
- the rsmH gene encoding 16S rRNA (cytosine(1402)-N(4))-methyltransferase RsmH has translation MGDPQAEFTHIPALYQEVLAALQPRDGGRYVDGTLGLGGHAAGILTASAPSGQLLGLDVDAQALTRATERLATFAGRAHLRHSSYTELPERLSELGWDEVDGILLDLGGSSLQFDNAERGFSFQQQGPLDMRFNPQAALTAADVINDWDEAELADVLFHYAEERQARKLARAIVKARPLHNTTQLAELIAAVLGGKRGGVHPATRSFQALRIVVNGELQAIEHSLPQALAALRAGGRLAVISFHSLEDRLVKQFIRQESRDCICPPGQPSCTCGHQASLKEISRKPIRPSDAEVTSNPRARSARLRVAEKL, from the coding sequence ATGGGTGACCCACAAGCTGAGTTCACCCATATACCTGCACTTTACCAAGAAGTCTTGGCTGCTCTGCAGCCCCGGGATGGCGGCCGGTACGTAGACGGCACGCTGGGGTTGGGCGGGCACGCCGCCGGCATCCTGACGGCCAGCGCCCCCAGCGGCCAATTGCTGGGACTGGATGTGGATGCGCAAGCCCTGACACGGGCCACGGAACGCCTGGCGACTTTTGCCGGCCGGGCGCACCTGCGGCACAGCTCTTATACGGAACTGCCAGAGCGCCTCAGCGAATTGGGCTGGGACGAGGTGGACGGCATCTTACTGGATCTGGGCGGCTCCTCGCTGCAGTTCGACAATGCCGAGCGGGGTTTTTCCTTCCAGCAGCAAGGCCCGCTGGACATGCGCTTCAACCCACAGGCAGCGTTGACCGCGGCGGACGTCATCAATGACTGGGATGAAGCCGAGCTGGCGGACGTGCTCTTCCATTATGCGGAGGAGCGCCAGGCCCGCAAGCTGGCCCGGGCGATCGTGAAAGCCCGGCCGTTGCACAACACCACACAGCTGGCGGAGCTGATCGCGGCGGTGCTGGGCGGCAAGCGGGGCGGGGTTCACCCGGCCACGCGCAGCTTTCAAGCGCTGAGGATTGTGGTGAATGGCGAGCTGCAGGCCATTGAGCACAGCCTGCCGCAGGCCCTGGCCGCTTTGCGGGCGGGTGGGCGGCTGGCGGTGATCTCCTTTCATTCGCTGGAGGATCGTCTGGTCAAGCAGTTCATCCGCCAGGAAAGCCGAGACTGTATTTGCCCTCCGGGGCAACCGAGCTGCACCTGTGGTCACCAGGCCAGCTTGAAAGAGATTTCCCGCAAGCCCATTCGCCCCAGCGATGCGGAAGTGACCAGCAACCCCCGAGCGCGCAGCGCGCGCCTGAGGGTGGCGGAAAAGCTATAG
- a CDS encoding division/cell wall cluster transcriptional repressor MraZ, protein MFLGEYHHSIDAKGRLTVPARFRQLLEDGGYITMGFDSNVVVMPKEYFEARSKVLQEQNITDLRMRQLSRLWFSQAERIAPDGSGRIMVPQFLRNKRGLDADVVLVGSGDYFEIWPPAEWNEEAARIMKDAAEGYSEIDMSASGNG, encoded by the coding sequence ATGTTCCTAGGAGAATACCACCACTCGATTGATGCCAAGGGCCGTCTGACGGTTCCGGCGCGTTTCCGCCAGCTTCTGGAAGACGGCGGCTATATCACCATGGGTTTTGATTCGAACGTGGTGGTGATGCCGAAGGAATACTTCGAAGCGCGCAGTAAGGTGCTGCAGGAGCAAAACATTACTGACCTGCGCATGCGGCAGCTGTCCCGTTTGTGGTTTTCCCAAGCGGAACGCATTGCGCCGGACGGCAGTGGGCGCATCATGGTCCCACAGTTCTTGCGCAACAAACGCGGCCTGGACGCCGATGTGGTGCTGGTTGGCTCTGGAGATTACTTTGAGATCTGGCCGCCAGCGGAGTGGAACGAAGAAGCGGCGCGTATTATGAAGGACGCGGCTGAAGGCTACTCTGAGATCGACATGAGCGCCTCTGGCAATGGGTGA
- a CDS encoding polysaccharide deacetylase family protein: protein MKKTVGKLAKAVRMAIPLGLYPYLVRRDVVGVFYHAVSDQRLPHIQHLYPPERVERFEAALRYIKKHYHPVTDEQIEAHRLHGRSLPRGALHLSFDDGFAECFTVARPLLLQHGIPCTFYVTSNWLDNQSMFYRNKASLCVEAIRQLAPDTVKMVVTSINNAMDTRLTDAASFSAWVMSLGGVDEPVIDMAARMLGIDMAEYLRDRQPYMTRAQVQQLHSDGFTVGAHTRRHIKIAQLAPQEAEAEIVGSAQDVQQITGTQRVHFSFPYSATGVGRDWLADLRSRHPFLGLFFDTRDLQLDEPFMVNRIWAEKAPYRATGAQTNLPDLLHAAYRAEAYKAMQGQAADAEPAIEPG, encoded by the coding sequence ATGAAGAAGACCGTCGGCAAATTGGCCAAAGCCGTGCGCATGGCCATTCCTTTGGGACTCTATCCTTACCTGGTCCGGCGTGATGTGGTGGGCGTCTTCTATCACGCCGTTTCAGACCAGCGCTTGCCGCACATCCAGCACCTCTATCCACCGGAACGGGTGGAGCGCTTCGAGGCGGCTTTGCGCTATATCAAAAAGCACTATCACCCTGTCACGGATGAGCAGATCGAAGCGCATCGCCTGCATGGGCGCAGCCTGCCGCGGGGCGCGCTGCACCTTTCCTTTGATGACGGCTTTGCGGAGTGCTTCACGGTCGCCCGGCCTTTGCTGCTGCAGCATGGCATTCCCTGTACTTTTTACGTCACCAGCAACTGGCTGGACAACCAGAGTATGTTCTATCGCAACAAGGCCTCGCTGTGCGTGGAAGCCATCCGCCAGCTGGCCCCGGACACGGTCAAGATGGTGGTGACCAGCATCAACAATGCCATGGACACGCGCCTGACTGACGCCGCCAGCTTCAGCGCCTGGGTGATGAGCCTGGGCGGAGTGGACGAGCCCGTGATCGATATGGCGGCACGCATGCTGGGGATCGATATGGCGGAATATTTGCGCGACCGCCAGCCGTATATGACCCGCGCCCAGGTGCAACAGTTGCACAGCGACGGCTTCACGGTTGGCGCCCACACCCGGCGGCACATCAAGATCGCGCAGCTTGCGCCGCAGGAAGCCGAAGCTGAGATCGTCGGTTCTGCGCAAGATGTGCAGCAGATCACCGGCACGCAGCGGGTGCACTTCTCCTTCCCCTACTCGGCGACAGGGGTGGGGCGGGACTGGCTGGCTGATCTGCGCAGCCGCCATCCGTTCCTGGGATTGTTCTTTGACACGCGGGACTTGCAGCTGGATGAGCCTTTTATGGTGAACCGCATTTGGGCGGAAAAAGCCCCCTATCGCGCTACGGGCGCACAAACCAACCTGCCGGACTTGCTGCATGCTGCCTATCGCGCCGAAGCTTATAAAGCCATGCAGGGCCAGGCTGCAGATGCCGAGCCTGCCATTGAGCCCGGATAA
- a CDS encoding GNAT family N-acetyltransferase, producing the protein MVLEGISIEHIRLAELPDLAARLVSNAAPGAFIPITIHRAQAHSQNPHAQPDDVVLLLAKAGDAPVGYFGLMAVMLQVGGRLARVHWLTTWGVAPGYLGRGLGSALMQAALDLDVDLAIVGSAPARRVSAKFGFVEAQPLEYVQLDLGGWAAYNPVTLALRLLRKLLSFLDVRWSVEKTEPRINRFFERLLKPFLRPWLNRRLGRRLSPAAGALRMQPIQTVPGFALPAEHTGFVRSQAVVNWMLAHPWVAPAGQSASEDLNYGFTDSRAEFVQSAWALSGPGGEEWGFACFQSSRLRGRKILKVLDHHLAPGAPADLLAAAAVQLAARQQTDLIEGPAGLAKPFVSGRLPWLLQRKQRTLQLHPHKPGSPLDQALPKLTQTFCDGDMAFT; encoded by the coding sequence ATGGTTTTGGAAGGCATTTCCATTGAGCACATCCGCCTGGCTGAACTGCCAGACTTGGCGGCGCGCCTGGTGAGCAATGCCGCTCCCGGGGCTTTTATCCCCATCACCATTCATCGCGCCCAGGCGCACAGCCAAAATCCGCATGCCCAGCCGGACGATGTGGTGCTGTTGCTGGCCAAAGCCGGCGATGCGCCGGTGGGGTACTTTGGCTTGATGGCCGTCATGCTGCAGGTGGGCGGCCGGCTGGCGCGGGTCCATTGGCTGACCACCTGGGGTGTGGCCCCCGGCTATCTGGGCCGCGGCCTGGGTTCTGCCCTGATGCAGGCCGCCTTGGATCTGGATGTAGATCTGGCCATCGTCGGCAGCGCTCCGGCGCGGCGCGTCTCCGCCAAGTTCGGCTTTGTCGAGGCCCAGCCGCTCGAGTATGTCCAGCTGGATCTGGGCGGTTGGGCGGCGTACAACCCGGTCACGCTGGCTTTGCGTCTGCTGCGTAAGCTGCTGTCCTTTTTGGATGTGCGTTGGTCAGTGGAAAAGACCGAGCCGCGCATCAATCGTTTCTTCGAGAGATTGCTTAAGCCGTTTTTACGGCCCTGGCTCAACCGCAGATTGGGCCGCCGGCTGTCGCCTGCCGCCGGCGCGCTGCGCATGCAGCCCATCCAGACAGTCCCCGGCTTTGCTTTGCCTGCCGAGCACACCGGCTTTGTGCGCAGCCAGGCGGTGGTGAACTGGATGCTGGCACACCCATGGGTGGCGCCGGCCGGGCAGTCCGCCAGCGAGGACTTGAATTATGGCTTTACCGACAGCCGCGCGGAGTTCGTGCAGAGTGCCTGGGCGTTGAGCGGCCCCGGCGGCGAGGAGTGGGGCTTTGCCTGCTTTCAAAGCTCCCGGCTGCGCGGCCGCAAGATCTTGAAAGTGCTGGATCATCACCTGGCGCCTGGCGCGCCGGCTGACCTGCTGGCGGCAGCCGCTGTGCAGTTGGCTGCGCGCCAGCAGACTGACCTGATCGAGGGTCCGGCTGGGCTGGCAAAACCCTTTGTGAGCGGCCGGCTCCCCTGGCTGCTGCAACGCAAGCAGCGCACCCTGCAGCTGCACCCGCACAAGCCGGGCAGTCCGCTGGACCAGGCTCTGCCAAAGCTGACGCAGACGTTTTGCGATGGAGATATGGCCTTTACATGA
- a CDS encoding fructosamine kinase family protein has protein sequence MIPLAVADWLAQAGHGELHSRQPVGGGCINHGARLRMADGTGYFLKTNASAPADMFAREAEGLAALSGMCSPLRIPQVFLCGADFLLLEDLAPAEQAPDYWQTLGRQLAALHSQPHTHFGFEHDNYLGTTPQPNPWTADGHDFFAQHRLLYQARLAREAGRLAAADVMAVERLAQRLPQLLPAQPAVLIHGDLWAGNAISDAQGQPALIDPAAHYGWAEAELGMTVLFGGFPSAFYAAYAEAANLAPGWRERLPIYNLYHLLNHLNLFGSGYLAQVQGVLRRFA, from the coding sequence GTGATCCCGCTGGCTGTGGCCGACTGGCTGGCGCAAGCCGGCCATGGGGAGCTGCACAGCCGCCAACCAGTCGGCGGTGGCTGCATCAATCACGGCGCCCGGCTGCGTATGGCCGACGGGACCGGCTATTTCCTGAAGACCAATGCATCCGCCCCAGCGGATATGTTTGCCCGTGAGGCCGAGGGGTTGGCGGCCCTGAGCGGGATGTGCAGTCCGCTGCGGATCCCGCAGGTTTTCTTGTGCGGCGCGGATTTCCTGCTGCTGGAGGACCTGGCGCCTGCCGAGCAAGCTCCGGATTACTGGCAGACGTTGGGCCGCCAACTGGCGGCGCTGCACAGCCAACCCCATACGCACTTTGGCTTTGAACACGACAACTACCTGGGCACAACGCCCCAGCCCAACCCCTGGACGGCCGACGGCCACGACTTTTTCGCCCAGCACCGCCTGCTGTACCAGGCGCGCTTGGCGCGCGAGGCTGGACGGCTGGCGGCAGCCGATGTGATGGCTGTGGAGCGCTTGGCGCAGCGCCTGCCGCAGCTGCTGCCCGCCCAACCTGCCGTGTTAATCCACGGCGACCTGTGGGCGGGCAACGCCATCAGCGATGCGCAGGGCCAGCCGGCGCTGATCGACCCCGCGGCTCATTACGGCTGGGCCGAGGCGGAACTGGGCATGACCGTACTGTTTGGCGGTTTTCCGTCGGCTTTTTATGCGGCCTACGCAGAAGCTGCCAACTTGGCGCCGGGCTGGCGTGAGCGCCTGCCGATCTACAACCTCTATCATCTGCTCAATCACCTCAATCTGTTTGGGAGCGGCTATCTGGCCCAAGTGCAGGGCGTGCTGCGCCGCTTTGCCTAA
- a CDS encoding low molecular weight phosphotyrosine protein phosphatase, with protein sequence MTEPTRVLFVCLGNIIRSPLGARLFEHKAAEAGLAEKYAVDSAGTGDWHVGEPPDERMVRTAARRGFHYTDRARQVKAADLDSFDLIIAMDPQNKLNLEALAQNTEQRAKIRLMREFDPQAGGDMTVPDPWYAGPNGFDDAYDIIERSVEQLLAELEAGRLTPA encoded by the coding sequence ATGACTGAACCGACGCGCGTCTTGTTTGTTTGTCTTGGCAATATCATTCGCAGCCCTTTGGGGGCGCGCTTGTTTGAGCACAAGGCCGCCGAAGCGGGGCTGGCTGAGAAGTACGCGGTTGATTCGGCCGGCACAGGCGACTGGCATGTGGGCGAGCCGCCGGATGAGCGCATGGTGCGCACCGCCGCCCGCCGCGGCTTTCACTACACCGACCGCGCCCGCCAGGTGAAAGCGGCCGACCTGGACAGCTTTGACCTGATCATCGCCATGGACCCGCAGAACAAGCTCAACCTGGAAGCCCTGGCCCAGAATACGGAGCAGCGCGCCAAAATTCGGCTAATGCGCGAGTTTGACCCGCAAGCCGGCGGAGACATGACCGTGCCGGATCCCTGGTATGCCGGCCCGAATGGTTTTGACGACGCCTATGACATCATCGAGCGCAGCGTGGAACAGCTGTTGGCCGAGCTGGAAGCGGGCCGCCTGACCCCGGCGTGA
- a CDS encoding NADP-dependent malic enzyme yields the protein MDNLRKEALEYHHLDNKPGKISILPTKPLDTQRDLGLAYTPGVAEPVLEIARDPDAAYQYTSKGNLVAVVSNGTAILGLGNKGPLASKPVMEGKGVLFKKFADIDVFDIEINAKTVEEIIQVVSAIAPTFGGINLEDIKSPECFEVERRLEEALDIPVFHDDQHGTAIISGAGLLNALELVGKDIAKTRIVVSGAGASAISCARMAVLLGAKRENILLVDSRGVVHSGRDDINQYKREFMAKTDARSLADAVKDADVFYGLSVADVLKPEMVKTMAKQPLIFAMANPDPEIRYEVAKAARPDAIVATGRSDYPNQINNVLGFPFIFRGALDVRATHINEDMKVAAAKSLAALAKEDVPDSVLRAYGVGSLKFGPDYIIPTPFDPRVLLWEAPAVAEAAMRSGVARIQVDIEKYRDDLAARQGRGQQVRQYFMNRAKQLPKLMRVVFPEGEDSKVLRAAAQLEQEGIAHPILIARPEVLAEELQQLGLRYEPEVVDIRNFERMPEYTEDLYQLRQRRGGTLANAEKQMRDRNVFGAMMVKLGDADAMVSGRTFEYPEVIRPALQVHHTAPDVNLVCGVYIMIVEQRVYLFTDATVNIDPDKHALADIAILAADFAQKIGLEPRVAMLSFSNFGSTPHPSSSKVRDAVELVRQRRPDLLVDGEMQADTAVVAEIVDQRYPFSRVQNANVLVFPSLEAANISYKLLNRLGKAQTIGPILLGLGAPIQVLQTGDEVRDIVNMAAVAALDAAAYQEADAPKKAAAKPKASKR from the coding sequence GTGGACAATCTGCGTAAAGAAGCCCTGGAGTACCATCATTTAGACAACAAACCCGGCAAGATCTCCATTCTGCCCACCAAACCGCTGGACACCCAGCGCGACCTGGGCCTGGCGTATACCCCCGGCGTCGCTGAACCGGTGTTGGAGATCGCCCGAGATCCGGATGCCGCCTACCAGTACACCAGCAAGGGCAACCTGGTGGCGGTGGTCTCCAATGGCACGGCCATTTTGGGCCTGGGCAATAAAGGCCCGCTGGCCTCCAAACCGGTGATGGAAGGCAAAGGGGTGCTCTTCAAGAAATTTGCTGATATTGATGTCTTTGATATTGAGATCAACGCCAAGACCGTGGAAGAGATCATCCAGGTCGTCAGCGCCATCGCGCCCACCTTTGGCGGCATCAACCTGGAGGACATCAAATCCCCGGAATGCTTCGAAGTGGAGCGCCGGTTGGAAGAGGCGCTGGATATCCCCGTCTTTCACGATGACCAGCACGGCACGGCGATCATCTCCGGCGCCGGCCTGCTGAACGCTCTGGAACTGGTGGGCAAGGACATCGCCAAGACGCGCATCGTCGTCTCCGGCGCCGGCGCCTCGGCCATCTCCTGCGCGCGCATGGCGGTGCTGTTGGGCGCCAAGCGCGAGAACATTTTGCTGGTGGACAGCCGCGGCGTGGTGCACAGCGGACGTGACGACATCAACCAATACAAACGTGAGTTCATGGCGAAGACGGATGCCCGCAGCCTGGCCGATGCGGTCAAGGATGCGGATGTTTTCTACGGCCTTTCGGTGGCCGACGTGCTCAAGCCGGAAATGGTCAAGACCATGGCCAAGCAGCCGTTGATCTTTGCCATGGCCAACCCTGACCCTGAGATCCGCTACGAAGTGGCCAAAGCGGCCCGCCCGGACGCCATCGTGGCCACCGGACGCTCGGACTATCCCAACCAGATCAATAACGTGCTGGGTTTCCCCTTCATCTTCCGCGGCGCGCTGGATGTGCGCGCCACGCATATCAACGAGGATATGAAGGTGGCGGCGGCCAAATCGCTGGCCGCCCTGGCAAAGGAAGACGTGCCTGATTCGGTGCTGCGCGCCTACGGCGTAGGCTCGCTCAAGTTTGGGCCGGACTACATCATCCCCACGCCGTTTGACCCGCGCGTGCTGCTATGGGAGGCGCCGGCTGTGGCCGAAGCGGCCATGCGCAGCGGAGTGGCGCGTATTCAGGTCGATATTGAAAAGTACCGCGACGATCTGGCGGCGCGCCAGGGCCGCGGCCAGCAGGTGCGCCAGTACTTCATGAACCGGGCCAAACAGCTGCCCAAGCTGATGCGCGTGGTCTTCCCCGAGGGTGAGGACAGCAAGGTGTTGCGCGCCGCGGCTCAGCTGGAGCAGGAGGGCATTGCCCACCCGATCCTTATCGCCCGGCCGGAAGTGCTGGCCGAAGAGCTGCAGCAGCTGGGCCTGCGTTACGAGCCGGAGGTGGTGGACATCCGCAACTTTGAGCGCATGCCGGAATACACAGAAGACTTGTACCAGCTGCGCCAGCGCCGGGGCGGCACCCTGGCCAATGCTGAAAAGCAGATGCGTGACCGCAATGTGTTCGGCGCCATGATGGTCAAACTGGGTGATGCGGATGCGATGGTTTCCGGGCGCACCTTCGAATACCCCGAAGTGATCCGTCCGGCGCTGCAGGTGCACCACACCGCTCCGGACGTCAACCTGGTGTGCGGCGTGTACATCATGATCGTCGAACAGCGCGTCTATCTCTTCACAGACGCCACGGTCAACATTGACCCCGACAAACATGCCTTGGCGGACATCGCCATCCTGGCCGCTGATTTTGCCCAGAAGATCGGTTTGGAGCCGCGCGTGGCGATGCTGTCGTTCTCCAACTTCGGCAGCACGCCGCACCCTTCCTCGTCCAAGGTGCGTGATGCGGTGGAGCTGGTGCGCCAGCGCCGTCCGGATCTGCTGGTGGACGGCGAGATGCAGGCCGACACCGCCGTGGTGGCGGAGATCGTTGATCAGCGTTATCCCTTCAGCCGGGTGCAAAATGCCAATGTGCTGGTCTTCCCTTCGTTGGAGGCGGCCAACATCAGCTACAAGCTGCTCAACCGGCTGGGCAAGGCCCAGACGATTGGCCCGATCTTGTTGGGGCTGGGCGCGCCGATCCAGGTGCTGCAGACCGGCGACGAAGTGCGCGACATCGTCAATATGGCGGCTGTGGCGGCTTTGGACGCAGCTGCCTATCAGGAGGCTGACGCACCGAAGAAGGCTGCCGCCAAGCCCAAGGCAAGCAAGCGATAG
- the recA gene encoding recombinase RecA produces MADDKKHALEQALSQITKRYGEGSIMRLGESTQMVVESIPTGALSLDIALGVGGIPRGRVTEIYGPESAGKTTICQHIVAEVQKRGGTAAFIDMEHALDPSYAARCGVDVEKLLVSQPDTGEQALEIAEALVRSGAVDLVVIDSVAALVPRSEIEGDMGDATMGMQARLMSQALRKLSGAIKQTNTAVVFTNQLRQKIGVMFGNPETTTGGMALKFYASVRMDVRRVQSIKEGQEIVGNRTRVRIVKNKVSAPFRTAEFDIMYNEGISRSGDLLDLATQLDIIAKRGSFYQYKEERLGQGRENAKAFLRDNAEMAAEIEAQVRTQAQSMMNLGLDEDDPQE; encoded by the coding sequence ATGGCAGACGACAAAAAACACGCCCTTGAACAGGCTTTAAGCCAAATCACCAAGCGTTATGGAGAAGGCTCGATCATGCGCCTGGGCGAATCGACCCAGATGGTGGTTGAGAGCATCCCCACCGGCGCCCTATCGCTCGATATTGCCTTGGGCGTCGGCGGCATCCCGCGCGGCCGGGTAACCGAGATCTACGGCCCGGAATCCGCCGGCAAGACCACCATCTGCCAGCACATCGTGGCCGAGGTGCAGAAGCGCGGCGGCACGGCCGCCTTCATCGACATGGAACATGCTCTCGACCCCAGCTACGCCGCCCGCTGCGGTGTGGATGTGGAAAAGCTGCTGGTCTCCCAACCGGACACTGGCGAGCAAGCTCTCGAGATTGCCGAAGCGCTGGTGCGCTCCGGCGCGGTGGACCTGGTGGTGATCGACTCGGTGGCGGCCCTGGTGCCGCGTTCCGAGATCGAAGGCGACATGGGCGATGCCACCATGGGCATGCAGGCGCGGCTGATGTCGCAAGCGCTGCGCAAGCTCTCCGGCGCCATCAAGCAGACCAACACGGCGGTGGTGTTCACCAACCAGCTGCGCCAGAAGATCGGCGTCATGTTCGGCAACCCCGAAACCACCACCGGCGGCATGGCGCTCAAGTTCTACGCCTCGGTGCGCATGGACGTGCGCCGCGTGCAGTCCATCAAAGAAGGCCAGGAAATTGTGGGCAACCGCACCCGCGTGCGCATTGTCAAGAATAAGGTCTCGGCCCCCTTCCGGACGGCCGAATTTGATATCATGTATAATGAAGGTATCTCCCGGTCTGGTGACCTGCTGGACTTGGCGACACAGTTGGACATCATTGCCAAGCGCGGGTCTTTCTACCAATATAAGGAAGAGCGCTTGGGACAGGGGCGTGAGAATGCGAAAGCATTCTTGCGTGACAACGCAGAAATGGCGGCCGAAATTGAAGCGCAAGTGCGCACCCAGGCTCAATCGATGATGAACCTGGGTCTGGATGAGGATGATCCTCAGGAATAA
- a CDS encoding RecX family transcriptional regulator → MATITAIKQQKRNPQRVNLYLDGEYAFPLAKIVAAWLKVGQELDAQKIASLQNNDAAEKAFQRALLFISYRPRSRAEVERRLREQQTSAELAAGIIARLEEGGLLDDADFARRWVADRVELHPRAARLIRLELRQKGVAEDLIAEALEGLDESQLALQAARRKAHQLARLDWQAFRTKLSAHLGRRGFDYHSAAEACQAVWQELQATH, encoded by the coding sequence ATGGCGACAATTACGGCGATCAAACAACAGAAGCGCAATCCGCAGCGGGTCAACCTGTACCTGGACGGCGAATACGCCTTTCCCCTGGCCAAGATCGTGGCTGCCTGGCTTAAGGTAGGCCAGGAGCTGGATGCGCAAAAGATCGCCTCTCTGCAAAACAATGATGCAGCCGAGAAGGCTTTCCAACGCGCCTTGCTGTTTATCAGCTATCGCCCGCGCTCACGCGCCGAGGTGGAACGCCGGCTGAGGGAGCAGCAGACCTCAGCAGAGCTGGCAGCCGGCATCATCGCCCGCCTGGAAGAAGGCGGCCTGCTGGACGACGCCGACTTTGCCCGGCGCTGGGTGGCGGACCGGGTTGAGCTGCACCCGCGCGCCGCCCGCCTGATACGCTTGGAACTGCGCCAGAAAGGCGTCGCAGAAGACCTGATCGCTGAAGCCCTGGAAGGCCTGGATGAAAGCCAGCTGGCTCTGCAGGCCGCTCGGCGTAAGGCGCACCAACTGGCCCGCCTTGATTGGCAGGCCTTCCGCACGAAATTATCCGCCCATTTGGGCCGCCGCGGCTTTGACTACCACAGCGCGGCCGAAGCTTGCCAGGCAGTCTGGCAAGAGCTGCAAGCAACTCACTAA
- the rny gene encoding ribonuclease Y, with translation MENSQLFLIGAGVVGAILGFVAKHLQVEGAKRRLKEEADRIVQDAKEEAKVIQVTAKNEALETRQRAEADIDRKRKDLSREDDRLRQRRTELDKRTERLEERDQTLNKRQSALDNKTNEIEKQRQEIVQKLESVSSMTREDARKVLMDEVERESRGDMARVIRAIENEAKEEGEKKARNIISLAIQRVASEHVSETTTSVVTLPSDEMKGRIIGRNGRNIRSFEQAAGVDVVVDDTPEAVTISSFDPVRREVAKRALAKLVTDGRIHPASIEKTLKKEQDDVEKAIIEAGEQAVFDAGIPNLHREIVKMLGRLQFRTSYGQNQLHHAVETSRIAAVIASELGANVEIAKVGGLLHDLGKAMDHNVEGTHAAIGAEFVRRYGINPVVVNAIAAHHHEVEQESVEAAIVESADAISGARPGARRESLEQYIKRIKALEDIANSYKGVEQSYALQAGREVRIFVKPEVVDDLEATRMSRDIAKQIEETMQYPGQIKVTVLRETRAVDFAK, from the coding sequence ATGGAAAACAGTCAACTCTTTTTGATCGGAGCGGGTGTGGTGGGAGCCATTCTTGGCTTTGTCGCAAAGCACCTGCAAGTGGAAGGCGCCAAGCGCCGCCTGAAAGAGGAAGCCGACCGCATCGTTCAGGATGCCAAGGAAGAAGCCAAGGTCATTCAGGTAACCGCCAAGAACGAAGCTCTGGAGACCAGGCAGCGCGCCGAGGCGGATATTGACCGCAAGCGCAAGGACCTCAGCCGCGAGGATGATCGCCTGCGTCAGCGCCGCACGGAACTGGACAAACGCACCGAGCGGCTGGAAGAACGCGACCAGACCTTGAACAAGCGCCAGTCCGCTCTGGACAACAAAACCAACGAGATCGAAAAGCAGCGTCAAGAGATCGTGCAAAAACTCGAATCCGTCTCTTCCATGACACGTGAAGACGCCCGCAAAGTGCTGATGGATGAGGTCGAACGCGAGTCACGCGGCGACATGGCCCGGGTCATCCGCGCCATCGAGAACGAAGCCAAGGAAGAGGGCGAAAAGAAAGCCCGCAACATTATCTCCCTGGCCATCCAGCGCGTCGCCAGCGAACACGTCTCGGAAACCACCACTTCGGTGGTGACCCTGCCCTCGGATGAAATGAAGGGCCGCATCATCGGCCGCAACGGCCGCAACATCCGCTCCTTCGAGCAGGCCGCCGGTGTGGACGTAGTGGTGGACGACACCCCAGAAGCCGTCACCATCTCCAGCTTTGACCCGGTACGCCGCGAGGTGGCCAAGCGCGCCCTGGCCAAGCTGGTCACCGACGGCCGCATTCACCCCGCCAGCATTGAAAAGACCTTGAAGAAAGAACAGGATGATGTAGAGAAGGCCATCATCGAAGCTGGCGAGCAAGCCGTCTTTGACGCTGGCATCCCCAACCTGCACCGCGAGATCGTCAAGATGCTGGGCCGCTTGCAGTTCCGCACCTCCTATGGGCAAAACCAGTTGCACCATGCCGTGGAAACCTCACGCATTGCGGCGGTGATCGCTTCCGAGCTGGGCGCCAACGTGGAGATCGCCAAAGTCGGCGGCCTGCTGCATGACTTGGGCAAGGCCATGGACCACAATGTGGAAGGCACGCATGCCGCCATCGGCGCCGAATTCGTGCGCCGCTACGGCATCAACCCCGTGGTGGTCAACGCTATCGCTGCCCACCACCACGAAGTGGAGCAAGAGAGCGTGGAAGCCGCCATCGTCGAGTCCGCCGATGCCATCTCCGGCGCCCGCCCCGGCGCCCGCCGCGAAAGCCTGGAGCAGTACATCAAGCGCATCAAGGCCCTCGAAGACATCGCCAATTCTTACAAGGGCGTCGAGCAGAGCTACGCGCTGCAGGCCGGGCGTGAAGTGCGCATATTCGTCAAGCCGGAAGTGGTGGACGACCTGGAAGCCACCCGCATGTCTCGCGACATCGCCAAGCAGATCGAGGAGACCATGCAGTACCCCGGTCAGATCAAAGTCACCGTGCTGCGTGAAACTCGCGCCGTCGACTTCGCCAAATAA